From a region of the Salvelinus namaycush isolate Seneca chromosome 40, SaNama_1.0, whole genome shotgun sequence genome:
- the LOC120033644 gene encoding gastrula zinc finger protein XlCGF71.1-like has translation MCNLKRHERIHTEKIYSCSDCAASFSLLCKLKRHERIHKGEKPYSCSDCGKSFSRLGHLKTHEQKHTGEKPYSCSDCGKSFSLLGQLKIHQHIHTGEKPYSCSDCGKSFSRPGHLKTHEQKHTGEKPYSCSDCVKCFATSTELKVHQRTHTGEKPYSCSDCVKCFPTSTRLKFHQRTHTGEKPYICSDCAASFSLLCNLKRHESIHTGEKPYTCSDCAASFSLLCNLKRHERIHTGEKPYHCTDCEKRFYRLGHLKRHQCIHKGEKPHQFSQTS, from the coding sequence ATGTGCAACTTAAAAcgacatgaacgtatacacacagagaagatttactcctgctctgactgtgcgGCGAGTTTCTCTCTACTGTGCAAATTAAAAcgacatgaacgtatacacaaaggagagaagccttactcctgctctgactgtggaaagagtttctcgcGATTGGGCCACTTAAAAACACACGAACAAaaacatacaggagagaagccttactcctgctctgactgtggaaagagtttctctctaCTGGGCCAGTTAAAAATTCACCAACATATAcatactggagagaagccttactcctgctctgactgtggaaagagtttctctcgaCCGGGCCACTTAAAAACACACGAACAAaaacatacaggagagaagccttactcctgctctgactgtgtaaaatgcttcgcAACATCAACTGAGTTAAAAGTTcatcaaagaacacacacaggagagaagccgtactcctgctctgactgtgtaaaatgttTCCCAACATCAACTAGGCTAAAatttcatcagagaacacacacaggagagaagccttacatcTGCTCTGACTGTGCAGCGAGTTTCTCTCTACTGTGCAACTTAAAGCGACATGAaagtatacacacaggagagaagccttacaccTGCTCTGACTGTGCGGCGAGTTTCTCTCTACTGTGCAACTTAAAAcgacatgaacgtatacacacaggagagaagccttatcactgcacTGACTGTGAGAAGAGATTCTACAGATTGGGCCACTTAAAAAGACACCAATGTATACATAAAGGAGAGAAGCCTCATCAGTTCTCTCAGACCAGCTGA